A stretch of the Hippocampus zosterae strain Florida chromosome 16, ASM2543408v3, whole genome shotgun sequence genome encodes the following:
- the LOC127587795 gene encoding myb/SANT-like DNA-binding domain-containing protein 2 isoform X2: MFCECSWHQMTLRRCYSRVKEHGIGKRKSSYTIEQLEKVFGQGGWDSQTCAPVLINSSGLYQEMESDGSTLEDFSQEDWCNQVLDSAFQEGDMDTEEIHMPKSRALQIQAELSEQIQKKDMMQTLIRILESVQLKWEHFQTWTEFSRLHLSNKLAIFGVGYDTRWREDVRYHYAEISSQVPLGKRLREFFNPEKPEGKTIMTKVQKMNWKNVYYKFLDITISEARCLELHMEVDWLPVSLLREAGSSMSTSHYLLPGDIPKTYGLYAIGYEEAASGRTSPQSDIQNCSLAHCESDNWAPSQIDGDGAGNSDITGTKVTYCYLGIAEDRTIQQCLLQNFQISAKHYFQSEPSPVTHFLQQNCRNCVLNDDVGGRGLVRCLPIYIKFIEVDLDFLSAGSLVECLETAVGYSLKYNSNGPF; this comes from the exons ATGTTTTGTGAATGCTCATGGCATCAAATG ACACTTCGCCGTTGCTACAGCCGTGTGAAGGAGCATGGCATTGGCAAGAGGAAGAGCAGCTACACTATTGAGCAACTGGAGAAGGTGTTTGGTCAGGGAGGCTGGGATTCCCAGACCTGTGCGCCAGTGCTGATCAACAGCAGTGGGCTTTACCAGGAGATGGAGTCTGATGGCAGTACCTTGGAAGACTTCTCCCAGGAGGACTGGTGCAACCAGGTACTTGATTCAGCCTTCCAGGAGGGAGACATGGACACTG aaGAAATACATATGCCGAAAAGCAGAGCTCTTCAGATTCAAGCAGAGCTCTCAGAGCAAATCCA aaaaaaggaTATGATGCAGACGCTGATCCGTATCCTAGAGTCAGTGCAGCTCAAATGGGAACACTTTCAGACTTGGACCGAGTTTTCACGCCTGCACCTCTCGAACAAGCTCGCCATCTTCGGTGTTGGCTATGACACTCGTTGGCGAGAAGATGTACGTTACCATTATGCCGAGATAAGTTCACAGGTACCACTGGGAAAGAGGCTTCGTGAATTCTTCAATCCAGAGAAGCCTGAGGGCAAAACCATTATGACCAAGGTTCAGAAGATGAACTGGAAAAATGTCTACTACAAGTTTCTGGACATTACCATCAGTGAGGCGCGCTGCCTCGAGCTGCACATGGAGGTGGACTGGCTCCCGGTTTCTCTGTTGAGGGAAGCAGGGTCGAGCATGTCCACATCCCACTACCTCCTACCTGGGGATATCCCCAAGACATATGGACTCTACGCTATCGGTTATGAGGAGGCGGCATCAGGTCGGACGTCTCCCCAAAGTGATATTCAGAACTGTAGCTTAGCTCACTGTGAGTCAGACAATTGGGCACCAAGTCAGATTGATGGAGACGGGGCAGGGAATAGTGACATCACTGGGACTAAAGTCACTTACTGCTACCTTGGTATTGCTGAAGATAGGACAATTCAACAGTGTCTTTTACAGAATTTTCAGATTTCCGCAAAACACTACTTCCAAAGTGAGCCCTCCCCGGTGACTCATTTTTTGCAACAGAACTGCCGCAATTGCGTCTTAAATGATGATGTGGGCGGTCGAGGCTTAGTTCGGTGTTTACCCATTTACATCAAATTTATAGAGGTGGATCTGGACTTCCTTTCTGCCGGTTCCTTAGTGGAGTGCCTGGAAACTGCTGTTGGTTATTCTTTGAAGTACAACAGCAATGGACCATTTTAA
- the LOC127587795 gene encoding myb/SANT-like DNA-binding domain-containing protein 2 isoform X1: MAASGNAEQSPELSRPLKIPKTEVPSPESEDLSDSNQYHSGPSTPNRFSPLNVGSGAAARTAASSSNNYTACRGMSWTPSETNALIAVWGNERLTEAKMQQLEVAGTMFTGKAPGPAMYERVSRALSELGYERTPSQCRERMKTLRRCYSRVKEHGIGKRKSSYTIEQLEKVFGQGGWDSQTCAPVLINSSGLYQEMESDGSTLEDFSQEDWCNQVLDSAFQEGDMDTEEIHMPKSRALQIQAELSEQIQKKDMMQTLIRILESVQLKWEHFQTWTEFSRLHLSNKLAIFGVGYDTRWREDVRYHYAEISSQVPLGKRLREFFNPEKPEGKTIMTKVQKMNWKNVYYKFLDITISEARCLELHMEVDWLPVSLLREAGSSMSTSHYLLPGDIPKTYGLYAIGYEEAASGRTSPQSDIQNCSLAHCESDNWAPSQIDGDGAGNSDITGTKVTYCYLGIAEDRTIQQCLLQNFQISAKHYFQSEPSPVTHFLQQNCRNCVLNDDVGGRGLVRCLPIYIKFIEVDLDFLSAGSLVECLETAVGYSLKYNSNGPF, encoded by the exons ATGGCGGCGTCTGGCAACGCAGAACAATCACCAGAACTATCGAGGCCGTTAAAGATACCGAAAACCGAGGTGCCATCACCAGAGTCGGAGGATTTGAGTGACAGTAACCAGTACCACTCTGGTCCCTCCACACCCAACCGCTTCTCGCCGTTGAACGTGGGCTCCGGGGCCGCTGCACGGACGGCGGCCTCATCCTCCAACAACTATACTGCTTGTCGGGGTATGTCGTGGACCCCTTCCGAAACGAACGCCCTCATCGCGGTGTGGGGAAACGAGAGGCTGACAGAGGCCAAGATGCAGCAGTTGGAAGTCGCGGGCACCATGTTTACTGGTAAAGCCCCGGGCCCTGCCATGTACGAGCGGGTGTCCAGAGCCTTGTCGGAGTTGGGCTACGAGAGGACCCCGTCTCAGTGCCGGGAGAGGATGAAG ACACTTCGCCGTTGCTACAGCCGTGTGAAGGAGCATGGCATTGGCAAGAGGAAGAGCAGCTACACTATTGAGCAACTGGAGAAGGTGTTTGGTCAGGGAGGCTGGGATTCCCAGACCTGTGCGCCAGTGCTGATCAACAGCAGTGGGCTTTACCAGGAGATGGAGTCTGATGGCAGTACCTTGGAAGACTTCTCCCAGGAGGACTGGTGCAACCAGGTACTTGATTCAGCCTTCCAGGAGGGAGACATGGACACTG aaGAAATACATATGCCGAAAAGCAGAGCTCTTCAGATTCAAGCAGAGCTCTCAGAGCAAATCCA aaaaaaggaTATGATGCAGACGCTGATCCGTATCCTAGAGTCAGTGCAGCTCAAATGGGAACACTTTCAGACTTGGACCGAGTTTTCACGCCTGCACCTCTCGAACAAGCTCGCCATCTTCGGTGTTGGCTATGACACTCGTTGGCGAGAAGATGTACGTTACCATTATGCCGAGATAAGTTCACAGGTACCACTGGGAAAGAGGCTTCGTGAATTCTTCAATCCAGAGAAGCCTGAGGGCAAAACCATTATGACCAAGGTTCAGAAGATGAACTGGAAAAATGTCTACTACAAGTTTCTGGACATTACCATCAGTGAGGCGCGCTGCCTCGAGCTGCACATGGAGGTGGACTGGCTCCCGGTTTCTCTGTTGAGGGAAGCAGGGTCGAGCATGTCCACATCCCACTACCTCCTACCTGGGGATATCCCCAAGACATATGGACTCTACGCTATCGGTTATGAGGAGGCGGCATCAGGTCGGACGTCTCCCCAAAGTGATATTCAGAACTGTAGCTTAGCTCACTGTGAGTCAGACAATTGGGCACCAAGTCAGATTGATGGAGACGGGGCAGGGAATAGTGACATCACTGGGACTAAAGTCACTTACTGCTACCTTGGTATTGCTGAAGATAGGACAATTCAACAGTGTCTTTTACAGAATTTTCAGATTTCCGCAAAACACTACTTCCAAAGTGAGCCCTCCCCGGTGACTCATTTTTTGCAACAGAACTGCCGCAATTGCGTCTTAAATGATGATGTGGGCGGTCGAGGCTTAGTTCGGTGTTTACCCATTTACATCAAATTTATAGAGGTGGATCTGGACTTCCTTTCTGCCGGTTCCTTAGTGGAGTGCCTGGAAACTGCTGTTGGTTATTCTTTGAAGTACAACAGCAATGGACCATTTTAA